In one window of Arachis ipaensis cultivar K30076 chromosome B06, Araip1.1, whole genome shotgun sequence DNA:
- the LOC107645279 gene encoding BEL1-like homeodomain protein 7 isoform X1 translates to MYQNQAFPSGSYEEMLSGNSLLTHHNYGDSVGGGGHNNELKFITSLGESMTMQPLEEHSNAAATGDPSCNSFGDQNIQCQGLSLSLGSVMPSIATSMPHHFQYPQYHNSSFTSLMNAMPNLKGNNGSSLKDDEVRNTECMTPPMSSGGFYNSIKREGLYNNTNHPSMCLSEGQVDPGLHGSAGFSSSTALNSQYLKAAQELLDEIVNVRKALKQPGLEKQQSFRDAGLDGSKDSDGKSNSQSMQVSSGANGSAVNSSTELSPADRQNLLDKKTKLLAMLDEVDKRYRQYCHQMQIVVSSFDMVAGCGAAEPYTALALRTISRHFRCLRDAISGQIQVTQRSLGEQEGIPRLRYVDQQLRQQKALQQLGVMRQAWRPQRGLPESSVSILRAWLFEHFLHPYPKDSEKIMLARQTGLTRNQVANWFINARVRLWKPMVEEMYKEEFGDSEMSCNLLSENSIPKASRDDVQVSDNNKREESQENLAAVDDSVQHGIQSSDYGENLMDSSSSRTSRKLQQCDQRFNMKNTPFSNASTIQINHHNGHDDGNGCLASTHATYDYSALGNFAAVGGHVSLALELRNRESNGLGMSNDDEIHNKRSSNQTLASSSENDLLDYHLTEQEKQQQQQQHKFGNPQQRLLHEFVV, encoded by the exons ATGTATCAGAACCAGGCCTTTCCTTCAGGATCCTATGAAGAAATGTTATCTGGGAATTCCCTATTAACTCATCATAACTATGGCGATTCGGTTGGAGGAGGAGGACACAACAATGAGCTGAAGTTCATCACCTCTCTAGGTGAATCAATGACTATGCAGCCTCTTGAAGAGCATTCGAATGCTGCTGCGACCGGCGATCCATCTTGCAACTCTTTTGGTGATCAAAACATTCAGTGCCAAGGTTTGTCGCTTAGCCTTGGATCGGTTATGCCTTCTATTGCAACATCAATGCCTCATCACTTTCAATACCCGCAGTATCACAACTCTAGCTTCACTTCACTGATGAATGCCATGCCAAACTTAAAGGGAAATAATGGATCATCTCTTAAGGATGATGAGGTGAGAAACACCGAATGCATGACCCCGCCAATGTCTTCCGGAGGATTCTACAACTCTATAAAGAGGGAAGGTTTGTATAACAATACTAATCATCCTTCAATGTGCCTCAGCGAAGGCCAGGTCGATCCGGGCCTACACGGATCGGCTGGTTTTTCCTCCAGTACTGCTTTAAACTCACAATACCTGAAGGCAGCACAGGAGTTGCTTGATGAAATAGTTAATGTCCGAAAGGCTTTGAAGCAACCTGGATTGGAGAAACAACAGAGTTTTCGTGATGCCGGATTAGATGGCTCCAAAGATTCTGATGGAAAATCTAATAGTCAATCTATGCAAGTATCTTCAGGTGCCAATGGTTCTGCTGTAAACTCTTCAACCGAGCTATCGCCGGCAGACCGACAGAATTTGTTGGACAAGAAGACAAAACTTTTGGCCATGTTAGATGAG GTAGATAAAAGATACAGACAGTATTGCCATCAGATGCAAATTGTGGTATCATCATTTGATATGGTTGCCGGGTGTGGAGCTGCCGAACCGTACACTGCGCTTGCATTGCGCACAATTTCACGCCACTTTCGATGTTTGCGCGACGCCATCAGTGGCCAGATTCAAGTGACTCAGAGGAGCCTTGGAGAGCAAGAGGGAATACCTCGGCTCCGCTACGTAGATCAGCAACTAAGGCAACAAAAGGCACTTCAGCAACTTGGTGTGATGAGACAAGCTTGGAGACCTCAGAGGGGACTTCCTGAGAGCTCTGTTTCTATACTTCGCGCGTGGCTATTCGAGCATTTCCTTCATCC TTATCCAAAGGATTCAGAGAAGATTATGCTGGCAAGGCAAACAGGCTTGACCAGAAACCAG GTGGCAAATTGGTTCATAAATGCAAGGGTGCGGCTATGGAAGCCAATGGTTGAAGAAATGTATAAAGAAGAATTTGGTGATTCTGAGATGAGTTGCAACCTCTTATCTGAAAACAGCATACCAAAAGCTTCAAGAGATGATGTTCAAGTTTCTGATAATAACAAAAGAGAAGAATCACAAGAAAATTTGGCAGCTGTTGATGATAGTGTTCAACATGGTATCCAAAGTAGTGATTATGGTGAAAACCTCatggattcttcttcttcaaggacTAGTAGGAAATTGCAACAATGTGATCAAAGATTTAACATGAAAAACACACCGTTTTCAAATGCTTCTACAATACAAATCAATCACCATAATGGTCATGATGATGGTAATGGTTGCTTAGCTTCTACTCATGCAACATATGATTATTCCGCGTTGGGAAACTTTGCGGCCGTTGGCGGCCATGTGTCCCTTGCGCTCGAGTTGAGGAACCGCGAGAGCAATGGATTAGGCATGTCAAATGATGATGAGATACACAACAAAAGAAGTAGTAACCAGACTTTGGCTTCTTCATCTGAGAATGATTTGTTGGATTATCATTTGACAGAACAAGAgaagcagcagcaacaacaacaacacaagTTTGGGAATCCACAACAACGGTTGTTACACGAGTTTGTTGTTTGA
- the LOC107645279 gene encoding BEL1-like homeodomain protein 7 isoform X2, with product MLSGNSLLTHHNYGDSVGGGGHNNELKFITSLGESMTMQPLEEHSNAAATGDPSCNSFGDQNIQCQGLSLSLGSVMPSIATSMPHHFQYPQYHNSSFTSLMNAMPNLKGNNGSSLKDDEVRNTECMTPPMSSGGFYNSIKREGLYNNTNHPSMCLSEGQVDPGLHGSAGFSSSTALNSQYLKAAQELLDEIVNVRKALKQPGLEKQQSFRDAGLDGSKDSDGKSNSQSMQVSSGANGSAVNSSTELSPADRQNLLDKKTKLLAMLDEVDKRYRQYCHQMQIVVSSFDMVAGCGAAEPYTALALRTISRHFRCLRDAISGQIQVTQRSLGEQEGIPRLRYVDQQLRQQKALQQLGVMRQAWRPQRGLPESSVSILRAWLFEHFLHPYPKDSEKIMLARQTGLTRNQVANWFINARVRLWKPMVEEMYKEEFGDSEMSCNLLSENSIPKASRDDVQVSDNNKREESQENLAAVDDSVQHGIQSSDYGENLMDSSSSRTSRKLQQCDQRFNMKNTPFSNASTIQINHHNGHDDGNGCLASTHATYDYSALGNFAAVGGHVSLALELRNRESNGLGMSNDDEIHNKRSSNQTLASSSENDLLDYHLTEQEKQQQQQQHKFGNPQQRLLHEFVV from the exons ATGTTATCTGGGAATTCCCTATTAACTCATCATAACTATGGCGATTCGGTTGGAGGAGGAGGACACAACAATGAGCTGAAGTTCATCACCTCTCTAGGTGAATCAATGACTATGCAGCCTCTTGAAGAGCATTCGAATGCTGCTGCGACCGGCGATCCATCTTGCAACTCTTTTGGTGATCAAAACATTCAGTGCCAAGGTTTGTCGCTTAGCCTTGGATCGGTTATGCCTTCTATTGCAACATCAATGCCTCATCACTTTCAATACCCGCAGTATCACAACTCTAGCTTCACTTCACTGATGAATGCCATGCCAAACTTAAAGGGAAATAATGGATCATCTCTTAAGGATGATGAGGTGAGAAACACCGAATGCATGACCCCGCCAATGTCTTCCGGAGGATTCTACAACTCTATAAAGAGGGAAGGTTTGTATAACAATACTAATCATCCTTCAATGTGCCTCAGCGAAGGCCAGGTCGATCCGGGCCTACACGGATCGGCTGGTTTTTCCTCCAGTACTGCTTTAAACTCACAATACCTGAAGGCAGCACAGGAGTTGCTTGATGAAATAGTTAATGTCCGAAAGGCTTTGAAGCAACCTGGATTGGAGAAACAACAGAGTTTTCGTGATGCCGGATTAGATGGCTCCAAAGATTCTGATGGAAAATCTAATAGTCAATCTATGCAAGTATCTTCAGGTGCCAATGGTTCTGCTGTAAACTCTTCAACCGAGCTATCGCCGGCAGACCGACAGAATTTGTTGGACAAGAAGACAAAACTTTTGGCCATGTTAGATGAG GTAGATAAAAGATACAGACAGTATTGCCATCAGATGCAAATTGTGGTATCATCATTTGATATGGTTGCCGGGTGTGGAGCTGCCGAACCGTACACTGCGCTTGCATTGCGCACAATTTCACGCCACTTTCGATGTTTGCGCGACGCCATCAGTGGCCAGATTCAAGTGACTCAGAGGAGCCTTGGAGAGCAAGAGGGAATACCTCGGCTCCGCTACGTAGATCAGCAACTAAGGCAACAAAAGGCACTTCAGCAACTTGGTGTGATGAGACAAGCTTGGAGACCTCAGAGGGGACTTCCTGAGAGCTCTGTTTCTATACTTCGCGCGTGGCTATTCGAGCATTTCCTTCATCC TTATCCAAAGGATTCAGAGAAGATTATGCTGGCAAGGCAAACAGGCTTGACCAGAAACCAG GTGGCAAATTGGTTCATAAATGCAAGGGTGCGGCTATGGAAGCCAATGGTTGAAGAAATGTATAAAGAAGAATTTGGTGATTCTGAGATGAGTTGCAACCTCTTATCTGAAAACAGCATACCAAAAGCTTCAAGAGATGATGTTCAAGTTTCTGATAATAACAAAAGAGAAGAATCACAAGAAAATTTGGCAGCTGTTGATGATAGTGTTCAACATGGTATCCAAAGTAGTGATTATGGTGAAAACCTCatggattcttcttcttcaaggacTAGTAGGAAATTGCAACAATGTGATCAAAGATTTAACATGAAAAACACACCGTTTTCAAATGCTTCTACAATACAAATCAATCACCATAATGGTCATGATGATGGTAATGGTTGCTTAGCTTCTACTCATGCAACATATGATTATTCCGCGTTGGGAAACTTTGCGGCCGTTGGCGGCCATGTGTCCCTTGCGCTCGAGTTGAGGAACCGCGAGAGCAATGGATTAGGCATGTCAAATGATGATGAGATACACAACAAAAGAAGTAGTAACCAGACTTTGGCTTCTTCATCTGAGAATGATTTGTTGGATTATCATTTGACAGAACAAGAgaagcagcagcaacaacaacaacacaagTTTGGGAATCCACAACAACGGTTGTTACACGAGTTTGTTGTTTGA
- the LOC107645279 gene encoding BEL1-like homeodomain protein 7 isoform X3 yields the protein MLLRPAIHLATLLVIKTFSAKYHNSSFTSLMNAMPNLKGNNGSSLKDDEVRNTECMTPPMSSGGFYNSIKREGLYNNTNHPSMCLSEGQVDPGLHGSAGFSSSTALNSQYLKAAQELLDEIVNVRKALKQPGLEKQQSFRDAGLDGSKDSDGKSNSQSMQVSSGANGSAVNSSTELSPADRQNLLDKKTKLLAMLDEVDKRYRQYCHQMQIVVSSFDMVAGCGAAEPYTALALRTISRHFRCLRDAISGQIQVTQRSLGEQEGIPRLRYVDQQLRQQKALQQLGVMRQAWRPQRGLPESSVSILRAWLFEHFLHPYPKDSEKIMLARQTGLTRNQVANWFINARVRLWKPMVEEMYKEEFGDSEMSCNLLSENSIPKASRDDVQVSDNNKREESQENLAAVDDSVQHGIQSSDYGENLMDSSSSRTSRKLQQCDQRFNMKNTPFSNASTIQINHHNGHDDGNGCLASTHATYDYSALGNFAAVGGHVSLALELRNRESNGLGMSNDDEIHNKRSSNQTLASSSENDLLDYHLTEQEKQQQQQQHKFGNPQQRLLHEFVV from the exons ATGCTGCTGCGACCGGCGATCCATCTTGCAACTCTTTTGGTGATCAAAACATTCAGTGCCAAG TATCACAACTCTAGCTTCACTTCACTGATGAATGCCATGCCAAACTTAAAGGGAAATAATGGATCATCTCTTAAGGATGATGAGGTGAGAAACACCGAATGCATGACCCCGCCAATGTCTTCCGGAGGATTCTACAACTCTATAAAGAGGGAAGGTTTGTATAACAATACTAATCATCCTTCAATGTGCCTCAGCGAAGGCCAGGTCGATCCGGGCCTACACGGATCGGCTGGTTTTTCCTCCAGTACTGCTTTAAACTCACAATACCTGAAGGCAGCACAGGAGTTGCTTGATGAAATAGTTAATGTCCGAAAGGCTTTGAAGCAACCTGGATTGGAGAAACAACAGAGTTTTCGTGATGCCGGATTAGATGGCTCCAAAGATTCTGATGGAAAATCTAATAGTCAATCTATGCAAGTATCTTCAGGTGCCAATGGTTCTGCTGTAAACTCTTCAACCGAGCTATCGCCGGCAGACCGACAGAATTTGTTGGACAAGAAGACAAAACTTTTGGCCATGTTAGATGAG GTAGATAAAAGATACAGACAGTATTGCCATCAGATGCAAATTGTGGTATCATCATTTGATATGGTTGCCGGGTGTGGAGCTGCCGAACCGTACACTGCGCTTGCATTGCGCACAATTTCACGCCACTTTCGATGTTTGCGCGACGCCATCAGTGGCCAGATTCAAGTGACTCAGAGGAGCCTTGGAGAGCAAGAGGGAATACCTCGGCTCCGCTACGTAGATCAGCAACTAAGGCAACAAAAGGCACTTCAGCAACTTGGTGTGATGAGACAAGCTTGGAGACCTCAGAGGGGACTTCCTGAGAGCTCTGTTTCTATACTTCGCGCGTGGCTATTCGAGCATTTCCTTCATCC TTATCCAAAGGATTCAGAGAAGATTATGCTGGCAAGGCAAACAGGCTTGACCAGAAACCAG GTGGCAAATTGGTTCATAAATGCAAGGGTGCGGCTATGGAAGCCAATGGTTGAAGAAATGTATAAAGAAGAATTTGGTGATTCTGAGATGAGTTGCAACCTCTTATCTGAAAACAGCATACCAAAAGCTTCAAGAGATGATGTTCAAGTTTCTGATAATAACAAAAGAGAAGAATCACAAGAAAATTTGGCAGCTGTTGATGATAGTGTTCAACATGGTATCCAAAGTAGTGATTATGGTGAAAACCTCatggattcttcttcttcaaggacTAGTAGGAAATTGCAACAATGTGATCAAAGATTTAACATGAAAAACACACCGTTTTCAAATGCTTCTACAATACAAATCAATCACCATAATGGTCATGATGATGGTAATGGTTGCTTAGCTTCTACTCATGCAACATATGATTATTCCGCGTTGGGAAACTTTGCGGCCGTTGGCGGCCATGTGTCCCTTGCGCTCGAGTTGAGGAACCGCGAGAGCAATGGATTAGGCATGTCAAATGATGATGAGATACACAACAAAAGAAGTAGTAACCAGACTTTGGCTTCTTCATCTGAGAATGATTTGTTGGATTATCATTTGACAGAACAAGAgaagcagcagcaacaacaacaacacaagTTTGGGAATCCACAACAACGGTTGTTACACGAGTTTGTTGTTTGA
- the LOC107645278 gene encoding transmembrane protein 230 yields MATRRNVRYTSLPTDEDDDIRNRNRPFDPRFDYTPKSLEKVPWKSIALALFLLFLGTGLLFLSYFVFTGHMGGDRSQAYGLLALGFLSFLPGFYETRLAYYAWRGAQGYRFSAIPDY; encoded by the exons ATGGCAACTAGACGCAATGTCCGCTACACATCTCTTCCTACAGATGAGGATGATGATATTCGTAATCGGAATAGACCGTTCGATCCTCGATTTGATTATACACCGAAAAGTTTGGAAAAAGTTCCCTGGAAATCCATTGCTCTAGCTCTCTTTCTGTTATTCCTTGGGACAGGACTTTTGTTTCTATCATACTTCGTCTTCACTGGTCATATGGGAGGAGATCGTTCTCAAGCTTATGGCCTTTTAGCCCTGGGGTTTCTTAGCTTTCTCCCAG GCTTTTATGAGACTCGACTTGCGTATTATGCTTGGCGAGGTGCCCAAGGATACCGCTTTTCTGCCATCCCTGATTATTAG
- the LOC107645276 gene encoding LOW QUALITY PROTEIN: uncharacterized protein LOC107645276 (The sequence of the model RefSeq protein was modified relative to this genomic sequence to represent the inferred CDS: substituted 1 base at 1 genomic stop codon) — protein MSACPLYGSIIKPPSPSTTLSLLLRNPPLSCNFPTLILRNRNSIFALHSYDAVSTQNAIRFDVEDSTATDSAEVVVEPAEAPPSDSVVADAKPQEKLTKLRKKKVLFQEDDDTIDNRFKLRNGREVFEEKAYLVGVERKGDNEDVFGIEESLRELEQLADTAGLMVVGSTYQKLTSPNPRTYIGSGKVSEIKSAIHALDVETVIFDDELSPGQLRNLEKVFGGDVRVCDRTALILDIFNQRAATHEASFXVSLAQMEYQLPRLTKMWTHLERQSGGKVKGMGEKQIEVDKRILRNQIGALKKELESVRKHRQQYRNRRFSVPVPVVALVGYTNAGKSTLLNQLTGADVFAEDKLFATLDPTTRRVQLKNGKEFLLTDTVGFIQKLPTQLVAAFRATLEEISESSLLVHVVDISHPLAEQQINAVDKVLSELDVSSIPRLMIWNKVDKASDPQKIRLEAENRDDVVCISALTGDGLPEFCNAVQEKLKDSMVWVEALVPFENGDLLSTIHQVGMVEKTEYTEQGTYIKAHVPLRFARLLTPMRQMCVSQS, from the exons ATGAGCGCATGCCCTCTCTATGGTTCCATAATCAAGCCACCATCACCATCAACAACCCTATCCCTTCTTCTTCGTAATCCTCCATTATCATGCAACTTCCCCACTCTCATTCTCAGGAACCGAAATTCCATCTTTGCCCTTCACTCATACGACGCCGTTTCTACTCAAAACGCCATTCGCTTTGACGTAGAAGATTCCACCGCCACTGATTCAGCTGAGGTAGTAGTGGAACCTGCTGAAGCACCTCCATCAG ACAGTGTTGTTGCTGATGCGAAACCTCAAGAGAAGTTAACCAAGCTTCGGAAGAAGAAAGTACTATTTCAAGAAGACGATGACACCATCGATAACCGCTTCAAGCTCCGCAATGGACGAGAG GTATTTGAAGAGAAAGCTTATTTGGTAGGGGTAGAAAGGAAGGGAGATAATGAGGATGTGTTTGGGATAGAAGAATCTCTGAGGGAATTGGAACAGCTAGCTGACACTGCTGGCTTAATGGTTGTTGGCTCTACCTACCAGAA GCTTACTTCTCCAAACCCAAGGACATACATTGGCTCCGGAAAGGTTTCTGAAATTAAGAGTGCAATCCATGCCTTGGACGTTGAAACTGTAATTTTTGATGATGAGCTATCACCTGG GCAATTGCGCAACCTGGAAAAGGTTTTTGGTGGGGACGTGAGAGTTTGTGATCGAACTGCTCTCATCCTTGATATATTTAATCAGCGAGCAGCAACACATGAAGC GTCATTCTAGGTTTCATTAGCACAAATGGAATACCAACTACCTCGTCTAACAAAAATGTGGACACATCTTGAGCGTCAATCAGGAGGAAAGGTGAAGGGAATGGGAGAAAAACAAATAGAAGTGGACAAGCGTATTTTGCGAAACCAA ATTGGTGCACTTAAGAAAGAGCTAGAATCTGTTAGGAAACACCGACAGCAGTACCGTAACAGGCGTTTCTCAGTACCTGTGCCGGTGGTAGCCTTG GTTGGGTACACAAATGCTGGAAAGAGTACCCTTTTAAATCAATTAACTGGGGCAGATGTTTTTGCTGAGGATAAATTATTTGCAACTTTAGATCCAACTACAAGGAGGGTCCAG CTGAAGAATGGAAAGGAGTTTCTCCTAACAGACACTGTTGGTTTTATTCAGAAATTGCCAACTCAACTG GTTGCTGCCTTCAGAGCTACGCTGGAGGAGATATCAGAGTCGTCACTTCTGGTGCATGTAGTTGATATCAG TCATCCCCTGGCAGAGCAACAAATAAATGCTGTTGACAAAGTTCTGTCAGAACTAGATGTATCATCTATTCCAAGATTGATGATTTGGAACAAG GTTGATAAGGCTAGTGATCCCCAGAAAATCAGGTTAGAAGCTGAAAATAGAGATGATGTTGTATGCATATCTGCATTAACGGGTGATGGCCTACCAGAATTCTGTAACGCAGTTCAAGAAAAATTGAAG GACTCCATGGTGTGGGTTGAAGCTTTGGTACCTTTTGAAAATGGAGACCTTCTCAGCACCATACACCAAGTTGGAATGGTTGAGAAAACT GAATACACAGAGCAAGGGACATATATCAAGGCACATGTGCCCCTTCGTTTTGCAAGATTGCTGACACCCATGAGGCAAATGTGTGTATCCCAATCTTAA